The Lycium ferocissimum isolate CSIRO_LF1 chromosome 10, AGI_CSIRO_Lferr_CH_V1, whole genome shotgun sequence genome window below encodes:
- the LOC132033443 gene encoding metal transporter Nramp3.2-like encodes MSSPLQSPDSKNEEESCQLLTVPLPESTSPLINGNVNDDDDDEEEFTYGSGEKIHVVDFESDPIDGVDYSTVPPFSWKKLWQFTGPGFLMSIAFLDPGNLEGDLQAGAIAGYSLLWLLLWATVMGLMIQLLSARIGVATGRHLAELCREEYPKWAGLLLWFMAEVALIGADIQEVIGSAIAIKILSRGFIPLWGGVLITASDCFLLLVLENYGIRKLEAVFAVLISTMALSFAWMFGDAKPSGQELLAGLLIPKLSSRTVRQAVGVVGCVIMPHNVFLHSALVQSREIDLKKKGQVQEALNYYSIESSFALLISFMINLFVTTVFAKGFYGSQQASSLGLVNAGQFLQDKYGGGLFPILYIWGIGLLAAGQSSTITGTYAGQFIMGGFLDLRLKKWLRALITRSCAIVPTIVVALIFNRSESSLDVLNEWLNVLQSIQIPFALIPLLTLVSKEDLMGTFKIGPTLERVAWTVAALVMVINGYLLLDFFIAEVNGLLFAFLVCAGTAGYVAFILYLISRGCGNVANWFNLLRTKGYSYAGQ; translated from the exons ATGAGCTCTCCTTTACAATCCCCAGATTCCAAAAACGAAGAAGAATCTTGTCAACTACTTACTGTTCCGTTACCAGAGTCAACATCACCGTTAATTAACGGTAAcgtcaatgatgatgatgatgatgaagaagaattcACATACGGATCTGGTGAAAAGATCCACGTCGTTGATTTCGAATCAGACCCAATCGACGGTGTAGATTACAGCACAGTACCACCATTTTCATGGAAAAAACTATGGCAATTTACAGGTCCTGGATTCTTAATGAGTATAGCTTTTTTGGATCCGGGTAACTTAGAAGGAGATCTACAAGCTGGTGCAATTGCGGGTTATTCACttttgtggttgttgttatgggCTACTGTTATGGGCTTGATGATCCAGTTACTTTCGGCCCGAATTGGGGTTGCAACGGGCCGGCATTTAGCTGAGCTTTGTAGGGAAGAGTATCCTAAATGGGCTGGGCTTTTACTTTGGTTTATGGCTGAGGTGGCTTTGATCGGTGCTGATATTCAAGAAGTTATTGGAAGTGCTATTGCTATTAAGATACTTAGTCGTGGGTTTATTCCTCTTTGGGGTGGTGTTCTTATTACTGCTTCTGATTG ctttcttcttttggttcTTGAAAACTATGGGATAAGGAAGTTGGAAGCTGTGTTTGCTGTTCTTATTTCGACTATGGCACTATCTTTTGCTTGGATGTTTGGAGATGCCAAACCAAGTGGGCAGGAGCTTCTAGCAG gTCTCTTGATTCCCAAACTCAGTTCTAGGACAGTTCGGCAGGCTGTTGGAGTAGTTGGCTGTGTAATAATGCCTCACAATGTATTTTTGCATTCAGCTTTGGTGCAATCCAGGGAGATcgatttgaagaaaaaagggcAGGTTCAGGAGGCACTGAATTACTATTCAATAGAATCCTCCTTTGCCCTTCTTATCTCGTTTATGATCAATTTGTTTGTTACAACTGTCTTTGCCAAGGGATTTTATGGCAGTCAGCAAGCTAGTAGTTTAGGCCTTGTAAACGCAGGGCAGTTTCTTCAGGACAAGTATGGTGGGGGACTGTTCCCAATTCTCTATATTTGGGGTATTGGATTATTGGCAGCTGGGCAGAGTAGTACGATAACTGGTACTTATGCTGGACAATTTATCATGGGAGGTTTTCTAGATCTACGCTTGAAGAAATGGCTTAGGGCGCTGATTACTCGAAGTTGTGCCATTGTACCAACAATCGTTGTCGCTCTGATTTTTAATAGATCGGAATCATCGCTCGACGTTTTGAATGAGTGGCTTAATGTGCTTCAGTCTATACAGATCCCTTTTGCGCTTATTCCCCTTCTGACATTAGTGTCCAAGGAGGATTTAATGGGTACTTTCAAAATTGGGCCTACTCTTGAG AGAGTTGCCTGGACTGTTGCTGCACTCGTGATGGTGATAAACGGCTATCTTTTGCTGGACTTCTTTATCGCTGAGGTCAATGGGCTGCTCTTTGCTTTTCTGGTCTGTGCTGGGACTGCAGGTTATGTTGCCTTCATTTTATACCTTATTTCACGTGGGTGTGGCAATGTCGCCAATTGGTTCAACCTACTTCGCACAAAAGGATATAGCTATGCTGGTCAATGA
- the LOC132033444 gene encoding metal transporter Nramp2-like — MVNSPTSEHNGILGINKHETKDQESNYLLSDDDNDDEAKDKILAIEIEKADTGDVPGVVPPFSWRKLWEFTGPGFLMSVAFLDPGNLEGDLQAGAIAGYSLLWLLMWSTFMGLLIQLLSLRLGVATGRHLAEICREEYPNWARILLWLMAEVALIGADIQEVIGSAIAIKILSRGVIPLWGGVLITASDCFIFLFLENYGVRKLEAFFAVLISTMALSFAWMFADTRPSSKELIIGLLLPRLSSKTIQKAVGVVGCVITPHNVFLYSALVQSRKIDPKKKEKVQEALNYYTVESSFAVFVSFSINLMVTAVFAKGFYGTPRADTIGLVNAGQYLQERYGGGLFPILYIWGIGLLAAGQSSTMTGTYAGQFIMGGFLNLQMKKWIRSVITRSCAIVPTIIVAIYFNRSEDSLDVLNEWLNVLQGMQIPFAIIPLITLVSNEQIMGVFKIGKLMERTVWTVAALVIMINGYVMLSFFLSEVNGLLFGFVVCMVASAYVVFLVYLISRRHNQAELNGFTHLTN; from the exons ATGGTGAATTCTCCAACATCAGAGCATAATGGCATACTTGGAATTAACAAACATGAAACCAAAGATCAAGAATCCAATTATCTTTTATCTGACGATGACAATGACGATGAGGCTAAGGATAAAATCTTGGCCATTGAAATCGAGAAAGCGGACACCGGTGATGTTCCAGGGGTGGTCCCACCATTTTCCTGGAGGAAGCTATGGGAGTTTACAGGGCCAGGTTTTTTAATGAGCGTTGCATTTCTCGATCCAGGTAATTTGGAGGGTGATTTGCAGGCCGGAGCCATTGCCGGGTACTCACTGTTATGGTTGCTTATGTGGTCCACTTTTATGGGCTTGCTCATTCAGCTCTTGTCCTTGAGATTGGGTGTTGCTACGGGCAGGCACTTGGCTGAGATCTGCCGGGAGGAATATCCTAACTGGGCTAGGATTTTGCTTTGGTTAATGGCGGAGGTGGCCTTGATTGGAGCTGATATTCAGGAAGTTATCGGAAGTGCTATTGCTATTAAGATACTTAGTCGTGGGGTTATCCCTCTTTGGGGTGGTGTCCTCATTACTGCTTCAGATTG CTTCATCTTCTTATTCCTGGAAAATTATGGGGTTAGGAAACTAGAAGCATTTTTCGCCGTTCTAATTTCCACTATGGCATTATCATTTGCCTGGATGTTTGCTGATACTAGGCCTAGTAGCAAGGAACTCATAATAG GTCTTTTGCTACCTAGACTTAGCTCAAAGACAATTCAGAAAGCTGTTGGAGTTGTCGGCTGTGTTATAACTCCTCACAATGTATTTTTGTACTCTGCTTTGGTGCAGTCAAGGAAAATTGatcccaaaaagaaagaaaaagtgcAAGAGGCACTGAACTACTATACAGTCGAGTCTTCGTTTGCTGTTTTTGTTTCGTTCTCTATCAATTTGATGGTAACAGCTGTGTTCGCTAAGGGATTTTATGGAACTCCACGAGCTGATACTATAGGTCTAGTAAATGCAGGAcaatatcttcaagaaaggtACGGTGGAGGGTTATTCCCAATACTCTACATATGGGGCATAGGCCTTTTGGCAGCCGGTCAAAGTAGCACGATGACAGGTACTTATGCTGGGCAGTTTATAATGGGAGGTTTTCTGAATCTGCAGATGAAGAAATGGATAAGGTCAGTGATTACAAGGAGTTGTGCCATTGTGCCAACCATAATTGTGGCCATCTATTTCAACAGATCGGAAGATTCACTGGATGTTCTGAACGAATGGTTGAATGTGCTTCAAGGGATGCAGATCCCATTTGCTATCATCCCTCTTATAACATTAGTGTCAAATGAGCAGATCATGGGAGTCTTCAAGATTGGGAAGCTTATGGAG AGAACTGTGTGGACAGTAGCTGCCCTGGTAATAATGATCAATGGATATGTCATGTTGAGCTTCTTCCTTTCTGAAGTTAATGGCCTGCTGTTTGGTTTTGTGGTTTGCATGGTAGCTTCAGCATACGTGGTTTTTCTTGTTTATCTCATTTCCCGGCGTCACAACCAGGCAGAGTTGAATGGCTTTACTCACCTTACAAATTGA